The sequence aagcctttaacatcaatgatttttttaagtagttcttaagagctgggaggggtaatctcaaagcagtgtcaggtaacttattataaaaatgaatgcattgcccaacaaatgacttctgtactttacggacacgaaacttctttatggcaagcttatttttgtttctagtgttataattatggatatcagaattcttagtgaaacagtctaaattcttaacaacataaattatactatcataaatgtattgggaagctacagttaagatattaatttctttgaagagttctcttactgattcacgtgttcctaagttgtaaatagaacgaatggctctcttttgtaatacaaagatagtctgtatgtcagctgcttttaacttctaacactgatttagtattaaaatcggtattaaatatattttttattatttttcccagagtcagaaaaccgttgtctatcacatatattaataactcgttaaaagaaaaattcatgcatttaagggttaacactTTAAGCAAAAGTTTGtgggtttctatttactatGTCATGATATGAGGAAGAGTTTAAATTTAATGGTATAGTAGTTCTTAACTAGTGGGTCCTCAGACTACCAGGTGTTTCATGGGGCAGCTGAAATGGTcagcaaaattaaaaacaattcaACCAATTGATTCCTATTTTCACTTCTGAACAGTCAGTGGTCCTTGGCAAAAAATAACTTTTGTTCAGAATATTTGTCACAAAGGttcagaaaaataataatttacttgCATTTTGAATAAAtgccttacggcccagccacgacattggtatatgcgcggcagcggtgagcggcagccatacgtgcgaatgaaaagtcccatcattgtgtctcgcttcaatgtatggccgccgctcaccgctgtcgcgcttagaccaatgtcgtggctgagccgttattgCAATATTCCAAGGACAATTTTGTAAAATCATCTCATTTATATTAGTCAAAATATAtcctttttaaggttccgtagtcaactaggaaccctttagtttcgccatgtctgtctgtccgtccgtccgtccgtccgcggataatctcagtaaccgtaagcactagaaagctgaaatttggtaccaatatgtatatcaatcacgccaacaaagtgcaaaaataaaaaatggaaaacaatgttttattaaggtaccccccctacatgaaaagtgggggctgatattttttttcattccgaccccaacgtgtgatatattgttggataggtatttaaaaattaataagggtttactaagattgttttttgataatattaatattttcggaaataatcgctcctaaaggaaaaaaaagtgcgtcccccccccctctaacttttgagcaataagtttaaaaaatatgaaaaaaatcacgaaagtagaactttataaatactttctaggaaaattgttttgaacttgataggttcagtagtttttgagaaaaatacggaaaactacggaaccctacactgagcgtggcccgacacgctcttggccggtttttcagttTGGTTAAAAAAGTAGGAGGCTGTGTGTCAACTTTGATAACCAGTCAACATTGTTAAATACACTTCAGTGAAAAAGGGTGAGAAACTATCTTGCCAGGGGCTACCCATAAGTACGAGTACCTGCCTTGAAAAAATGAAGAGTTGTTCTGTCACTTCAGATACCCCAGTTACCACCATCTAAAGCCATGCATAGGGCTAAGATTATATATTAATCTTTGTGTATGTTCCAGGTTACATTTGCCAAGACATTGATGCCGAAGTGCTGACAGAGCAGAGCAACCACATCCTAACAGCTATCATCCATGGCATGAGGTCCACGGAGCCCAGCAACCATGTGCGACTGGCCGCCACACAGGCTCTGCTCAACTCACTCGAGTTCACTAAGGCTAACTTTGATAAGGAAAATGAGAGGAACTTCATTATGGAGGTTGTATGTGAGGCTACACAGTCAACTGACATGAGGATAAGTGTGGCAGCACTGCAGTGCTTAGTAAGTATAGCTTTGtgtatgtttttaaaataatgaGGATACATAACTTGCAATTTCGGGCAATGATTGTTATCTTAACTGGGATGGATAATATATAAACCAGAGTTGCTAGGagtaaaaataaatcaataagTCTTTCATCATTTAAGTTATTTGCTAGCTATATGCAAAATAGGCAGCAATTTGTAAAGCATGGGTGTTTTGTATCTTCCGTCAAACAAACACGATAAGGCGTTAGTCACGGCTCTATTCTTGGCCCGTTTTTATTTGGGAGTCATGATTAATGATCTAGAATTAATGTTAAAGCATGCAAGATGCCTTCTTTATGCTGATGATCTAAAGCTGGTCTGCGGTATAGAAGGAGTGGCAGATTGCGAGGCAATGCAGGCGGACATAGAGGCCGTGATCAACTGGAGCACCATAAACAAACTCTTTTTTAATGTTTCCAAATGTTGCGTTTTGTCTTAGACTCGGTCACTGAAACCGTTTCATGCCCTGTATATGCTGGGATCTGAAGTTATAACCCGCGTGTAGCTACAGTAAAGGACCTCGGTGTCATCTTTGATACTAAACTGACGTTTCCCGATCATATCGAGGCGCTAGCTGCAGATTGTTTTAAAAGGCTGGGATTCATCGTCAGAAATGCTCGTGACTTTATCAACCCAAAGGCAATTAAATTACTGTATAGGCCCTCGTTCGGAGTAAACTGAAAACCGCTAGTTTAGTATGGAATCCAGCTGAGAGTACGTATGCGTTGCTTTTAGAAAAAGTACAAAAGGCATTCTTAAGATTTCTTTACAAAAACATGTACCTACAAGTAATCCATTTTTATATCCTACTAAATTCTTGTTAGGATGCCTCGATTTCAATTCTTTGCTTGTAGTACTTTGCGGGGGGACTCTGACTGCCCTGACCTAGTGGCACAGATAGTGAGGCTCTCTATGCCTTTTCTATCCAAGCAGGAGCTATGGCCTAGGAATCCCAACCTTCTTGCCACTCCCACAACGCGTACTGTAGGGCGCCAAAAGTTTCCCCTCGTTCGAGCTCTAAAATTTCTGAACGCGCTTCTGTTATGGGCACCTGAAAGTGATTTGTTTGCGAGTCGATGGGCAAGTGTGTGTAGCGTCTGTCTGAAGTATTGCGAGATGATGGACGGCAGTGCTGTTTTATAAAACTGTATTTGTAAAGTGTTGTCTTGTGTACCTACTCTAGTATCTAAGTCTGAATTGTACAGTTATTTGGTCTATTCTGTTATACTGtataaattatgtttgaataaataaataaataaatgaaaaaaagaaatCATATTTTAAGGAAAATAGCTAACCCTATCCAAGCTCTATTTATACTTAATTTTCACAATCTTTTTAGGTCAAAATCCTATCTTTATATTACCAATACATGGAGCCCTACATGGGCCAAGCACTGTTCCCCATCACCCTGGAGGCGATGAAGTCAGATGTCGACGATATATCACTGCAGGGCATTGAGTTCTGGTCCAACGTCAGTGACGAGGAAATCGACCTTGCCATTGAGGAGGCTGAAGCTGCAGACGCTGGTAAATATTCTCTTCACTATTATTATCTTTGAATGTTGTTTGAGGAGCTGTTGGTCTcaagtattttgttttttgAGTGTAAAATGAAGTTGATTTAGAAATTCTTAATGCATTACCATTTGCTCATACTGTATGTGTAAGACATATACATACAAGGTATTTAGATTTCACaatcttattattatttgtcaGGTCGTCCTCCAGTACGAACCTCAAGGTTTTACGCTAGAGGTGCCCTCCAATACTTGGCACCGGTGCTTATGCAAAAGCTCACCAAACAAGATGACACAGATGACGAATTAGATTGGAACCCCTCAAAGGCCGCGTCGGTCTGCTTAATGCTGCTATCCAACTGCTGCGAAGACGAGATCGTTCCACACGTCCTTCCTTTCATCAATCTAAATATCAAACATGAAAATTGGCGGTTCAGGGAGGCCGCCCTTATGGCCTTCGGTTCAATATTAGGTGGCCTCGAATCGAATACTCTTAAACCCCTCGTTGAGAAGGCCATGCCGACCCTCATCGAGGCCATGTACGACTCCAGCGTCGCCGTGCGGGACACGGCCGCGTGGACCTTTGGAAGGATTTGCGAAATCGTTCCAGAGGCAGCTATCAATGAAACTTATCTCAAACCCCTTTTGGAGAGTCTCGTGAATGGACTAAAGGCTGAACCTCGCGTTGCTGCTAACGTTTGCTGGGCATTCACTGGATTGGCCGAGGCAGCGTACGAAGCCGCAGACTGTGGCGACTCCAACCAGCCTAAAACATACTGTATGTCTAAATACTTTGACTTCATCATTGAACGTCTTTTGGAGACCACTGACCGACAGgacgccgctcagcacaacttGAGATCTGCCGCCTACGAGGCGCTCATGGAGATGGTCAAGAACTCTCCCTCGGATTGCTACATCACCGTACAAAAGACGACGATGGTTATTCTGGAGCGACTGCAACAAGTCTTACAGATGGAGAATCATATTTCCAGCCAGGCTGATCGCTCGCAATTCAACGACCTGCAGAGCCTTCTGTGCGCGACACTTCAATCAGTTTTACGTAAAGTGACCCCTGAAGATGCGCCGCAGATTTCAGACGCCATCATGACGGCGCTTCTCACTATGTTCGCGAGCAACGCCGGCAAAGCTGGAGGCGTGCAAGAGGACGCTCTGATGGCCGTCTCTACCCTGGTCGAGGTGCTAGGAGAAGGTTTCCTGAAGTACATGGACGCCTTCAAACAATATCTTTATGTTGGGCTTAAGAATCATCAGGAATATCAAGTATGCATAGCTGCTGTTGGATTGACTGGAGATATTTGCAGAGTATTGAAAAATAAGGTGAGTTATAGATGATTAAAACCGCCTCCAATAAATGAAATACGTAGATGTtcaaatttttcaaattttagaTTATGATGGATTTTAATAATTCTATTCGATATCACTATTTCCCGGCGTCCTACTTATTTGTGCCTTGTTTATATTGCAGACACTCCCATACTGTGATGAGATCATCCTGCTGCTACTGGAGAACCTGGGTGACCCGACCATCCACCGCTCGGTGAAGCCACAGATCCTCTCTGTGTTTGGAGACATAGCTCTGAGCATTGGACCTGACTTCGCCAAATACTTCGACGTCGTCATGCAAATGTTGCTGCAGGTAATTAATACATTAATATGTCTCATTTAGCAATTATaagtataatacatacatacatacaatcacgcctgtatcccataaaggggtaggcagagcacatgaaactactaaagcttcagtgccactcttggcaaataagtagTGTTGTGAATTTAAACTTTAAGGCGTAAACTATAAAACTCGAGTCGCGACTTCTGAGTCTTAAAGCCTCGAACCTTAAAGCTTCGTCCATATAAGCCTCAACTTAATAAGTTCGCGTTGCTGCTTACGAGCACAGAAGCCTCGAGCCTTTAGGCCTCAAGCTCTAAAGCCTCCTAAGCTTTGAAGGTTTAAGTTTATAAGGTTTGGAGCATTAACCCTTCGAGCCCCAAGCATCTAtatatatttacttatattttactgacatcatatgatgtcgctgggactCGAAGGGTTAAAGTCTTAAAAGCTTTCAACAAATTAGATTAATCTATGCCATATTTGATAGTTATACCACGTTATACAAGGTGCCCGTGATGAACCCGAGAGAATTTAACAGCATAAACCTGAGGTCGATAGAAGTAAAAAAACCGgcaaagtgcgagtcggactcgcccactgagggttccgtattttttagtatttgttattgtatcgacaataaaaataaataatttgtgaaaatttcagctgtctagccTACCTATCCGCCTTAACCTTAAGCGCCTCACACTTTTAAAGGAGctgaacaatttacaaaaaaaaaatacaatgaaCAAAAATggatttatatgtaattttcaaacgcgctcacacgcGAGATATCAGATAGATTGCAGcgtaaatatttttgaaatgctctttcatttgttATGTACACAGCATTATTCAAAAAaccttaagaggccttattcctaaagacgagcgttttttgcaaaatagaacctttttcattcaaaattataaagaaactataaatgattattaaaaaaatgataatgttcctaaaagtacatatcttaagctagaaagtcaattggtactactttaaaatatgtctttttatacttcagaaaaatcagttttttcggaagacgttttcaattttcatagtgggatagctcgtttagaatcgtgattgtgctgttaaaaatgttatttggggtaataaatgatcacaatcctatttgttatatcctgtacgagttagctaatactttgacattttaagatttacttgaaatggtggataaataaccttccgtatcctccccattttttcgataaaaagaggtttacattatgtatttttcctgcgattcctgcattttttgtaactcttaaataatattatcctaaactagaacttcttattgacctataagaaaaaatcatacatataagacatacctttctgtcgatagatatgtttttaaaacacctaaaattcgaataaaagacactgtgctaacgcgagcccgctcagtctgcgccgagcgctcgaagacaacggacctgcgtttgatcgtccggcgcacctagctttcgtaagcagctcgatagttccgagaagtgccgtaaactgcgactaaacaaatcttgatcctttttacaccttatgcaattttagcattcgacatgcttttcatatgactttggattttaagttatacgtgaagtttgttgagagtttgaattattattatattttgggaccaggatgaggttctggttctcatgatgatggagtcaggcaggagatgttcaacagaactgctattctacttatcataactccaccatgtttgggctcattagatttgggctgacgagcaccaccgaactagatgaggtccaaggtcttatgacggggtcaggaggtggccaacagaactgctattctcctcatcataaccccatcatgtttgggctcattagatttgggctgacgagcaccatcgaactagatgaggtccaaggtctcatgacggggtcaggaggtggtcaacagaactgctattctcctcatcataaccccatcatgtttgggctcattagatttgggctgacgagcaccatcgaactagatgaggtccagggtctcatgatggagtcaggaggtggtcaacagaactgctattctcctcatcataaccccatcatgtttgggctcattagatttgggctgacgagcaccaccgaactagatgaggtccaaggtcttatgacggggtcaggaggtggccaacagaactgctattctcctcatcataaccccatcatgttcgggctcattagatttgggctgacgagcaccatcgaactagatgaggtccaaggtctcatgatggagtcaggaggtggtcaacagaactgctattctcctcatcataaccccatcatgtttgggctcattagatttgggctgacgagcaccatcgaactagattaggtccagggtctcatgatggagtcaggaggtggccaacagaactgctattctcctcatcataatcccatcatgttcgggctcattagatttgggctgacgagcaccatcgaactagacgaggtcagtataactgtgataatttccgaaaatattaatattatcaaaaaacgatcttagtaaacccttattcatttttaaatacctatccaaaaatatatcacacgttggggttggaatgaaaaaaaaaatcagcccccactttacactaataaaacaaGCCCCAATCAagcccttatttgccaagagtggcactgaagctttagtagtttcatgtgttctgcctacccctttatgggatacaggcgtgattgtatgtatgtatgtactaataaaacatttttttccatttttcatttttgcactttgttgacgtgattgatatacatattgttactaaatttcagctttctagtgcttacggttactgagattatccgcggacggacggacggacggacggacggacggacggacggacggatggacagacagacatggcgaaactataagagttcctagttgactacggaaccctaaaaaacagaaatcactattaaactattctctaatttcaagttcctaactaaaattttcctaataaaaaaaaacaaattgatcccgctacaaactttcaccccctttttccctctactagggttgtaaattttcat is a genomic window of Leguminivora glycinivorella isolate SPB_JAAS2020 chromosome 6, LegGlyc_1.1, whole genome shotgun sequence containing:
- the LOC125227079 gene encoding importin subunit beta-1 isoform X2; protein product: MHTEPMLQLIQILEKTISPDRNELEAAEKYLDHAAATNFTAFIKMLSDVLAQGGNSQVARMAAGLQLKNHLTSKDASLKQQYQQRWLALPEETRQYIKKNILLATGTEDTRPSSAAQCLAYVAVAELPVGQWNDLIPNLVENVVNAQSTELKKEATLEAIGYICQDIDAEVLTEQSNHILTAIIHGMRSTEPSNHVRLAATQALLNSLEFTKANFDKENERNFIMEVVCEATQSTDMRISVAALQCLVKILSLYYQYMEPYMGQALFPITLEAMKSDVDDISLQGIEFWSNVSDEEIDLAIEEAEAADAGRPPVRTSRFYARGALQYLAPVLMQKLTKQDDTDDELDWNPSKAASVCLMLLSNCCEDEIVPHVLPFINLNIKHENWRFREAALMAFGSILGGLESNTLKPLVEKAMPTLIEAMYDSSVAVRDTAAWTFGRICEIVPEAAINETYLKPLLESLVNGLKAEPRVAANVCWAFTGLAEAAYEAADCGDSNQPKTYCMSKYFDFIIERLLETTDRQDAAQHNLRSAAYEALMEMVKNSPSDCYITVQKTTMVILERLQQVLQMENHISSQADRSQFNDLQSLLCATLQSVLRKVTPEDAPQISDAIMTALLTMFASNAGKAGGVQEDALMAVSTLVEVLGEGFLKYMDAFKQYLYVGLKNHQEYQVCIAAVGLTGDICRVLKNKTLPYCDEIILLLLENLGDPTIHRSVKPQILSVFGDIALSIGPDFAKYFDVVMQMLLQASNAQVDRNDFAMVEYLGELRESVLEAYTGIIQGLKGADGEVRADVALVEPHVNAIVSFMMAVAVEPERTDAHMSAVAGLAGDLCAAFGARVLPLLEQRPLLDLLAAARRSRTPRTKTLANWATKEIRKLKQQAPPAS
- the LOC125227079 gene encoding importin subunit beta-1 isoform X1, whose product is MHTEPMLQLIQILEKTISPDRNELEAAEKYLDHAAATNFTAFIKMLSDVLAQGGNSQVARMAAGLQLKNHLTSKDASLKQQYQQRWLALPEETRQYIKKNILLATGTEDTRPSSAAQCLAYVAVAELPVGQWNDLIPNLVENVVNAQSTELKKEATLEAIGYICQDIDAEVLTEQSNHILTAIIHGMRSTEPSNHVRLAATQALLNSLEFTKANFDKENERNFIMEVVCEATQSTDMRISVAALQCLVKILSLYYQYMEPYMGQALFPITLEAMKSDVDDISLQGIEFWSNVSDEEIDLAIEEAEAADAGRPPVRTSRFYARGALQYLAPVLMQKLTKQDDTDDELDWNPSKAASVCLMLLSNCCEDEIVPHVLPFINLNIKHENWRFREAALMAFGSILGGLESNTLKPLVEKAMPTLIEAMYDSSVAVRDTAAWTFGRICEIVPEAAINETYLKPLLESLVNGLKAEPRVAANVCWAFTGLAEAAYEAADCGDSNQPKTYCMSKYFDFIIERLLETTDRQDAAQHNLRSAAYEALMEMVKNSPSDCYITVQKTTMVILERLQQVLQMENHISSQADRSQFNDLQSLLCATLQSVLRKVTPEDAPQISDAIMTALLTMFASNAGKAGGVQEDALMAVSTLVEVLGEGFLKYMDAFKQYLYVGLKNHQEYQVCIAAVGLTGDICRVLKNKTLPYCDEIILLLLENLGDPTIHRSVKPQILSVFGDIALSIGPDFAKYFDVVMQMLLQASNAQVDRNDFAMVEYLGELRESVLEAYTGIIQGLKGADGEVRADVALVEPHVNAIVSFMMAVAVEPERTDAHMSAVAGLAGDLCAAFGARVLPLLEQRPLLDLLAAARRSRTPRTKTLANWATKEIRKLKQQAPPASCLSTSYGYGEVSASPVRV